The following coding sequences lie in one Arachis ipaensis cultivar K30076 chromosome B03, Araip1.1, whole genome shotgun sequence genomic window:
- the LOC107628766 gene encoding CTL-like protein DDB_G0288717, whose amino-acid sequence MGSNNEDPSSSPSHPLLEPHSPDSQESFIHISYNHGPRSFKDLPFFILFLLFSLSTFAFGIFSIFHRNPDYPASLSSFSFNPTTQTCTTSTSTSTTYFLLSLNSTYYSSNFVEDLTWTLVITFILSIPICWLLLLFLKHYTKHLVYATLPFFIVIPIFLNVYWFVVCTVSPTCSDVFPMVYRILVLVFLFLVIGVIVWILVANWHRVELTISIIGVASNALSWNLGLFGVLPCLTIGLLLYYVPMVVFMVFATFNGKVVPKSLEGDEIGCVWKQDSWVPAYFALAILTMLWSATAMVEAQVYVISGTIAHWYFSKDDQVPRKSITNSIRNAFGPSVGTVCLSGLLMCVVRMVRSAVDSARQEDAPGIFNLILRCCVNAFLAAVDFLNKFTINFAAITGEAYCTSARMTYELLRRNLLSAVFVETISSRILAGIIFVLSAIYTIVVCVILKTTTSLGSDSYLVAALAWLLLIIVLGFFVHVLDIVIDSIYVCYAIDRDSGEVCKQDVHEVYVHLPISRSSRQSNVVTRILGV is encoded by the exons ATGGGTAGCAACAACGAGGACCCAAGCTCTTCCCCATCGCACCCTCTTCTTGAACCTCACTCACCTGACTCACAAGAATCCTTCATTCACATATCATACAACCATGGCCCTCGTTCCTTCAAGGACCTTCCTTTCTTCAtcctctttctcctcttctctctttccACTTTCGCCTTCGGCATCTTCTCCATCTTCCACAGAAACCCCGACTACCCTGCTTCCCTCTCTTCCTTCTCCTTCAACCCAACCACCCAAACCTgcaccacctccacctccacctccaccaccTACTTCCTCCTCTCCCTCAATTCTACATACTATTCCTCCAATTTTGTTGAGGACTTGACATGGACCCTCGTTATCACCTTCATTCTCAGCATACCCATTTGCTGGCTACTCCTCCTTTTTCTCAAGCATTATACCAAACACCTTGTCTACGCTACTCTCCCCTTCTTCATCGTCATCCCCATCTTCCTCAACGTTTACTGGTTCGTTGTCTGCACTGTCAGCCCCACTTGCAGCGATGTTTTCCCCATGGTATACCGCATTCTCGTTCTCGTCTTCCTCTTCCTCGTGATTGGGGTAATCGTGTGGATCCTCGTTGCGAATTGGCACCGTGTTGAGCTCACAATCAGCATAATCGGTGTGGCATCAAACGCGCTTTCTTGGAACCTGGGTTTGTTCGGGGTGCTACCCTGTTTGACCATTGGCCTTTTGCTCTACTACGTTCCCATGGTGGTGTTCATGGTTTTCGCCACGTTTAACGGCAAAGTTGTGCCGAAAAGTTTGGAAGGTGATGAAATTGGATGTGTTTGGAAGCAGGATAGTTGGGTGCCGGCTTATTTTGCGCTGGCAATACTCACTATGCTGTGGTCCGCAACGGCGATGGTTGAGGCGCAGGTTTATGTGATCAGTGGGACTATTGCTCACTGGTATTTCTCAAAGGATGATCAAGTTCCAAGAAAGAGTATTACAAATTCTATAAG AAATGCTTTTGGTCCTTCTGTGGGCACCGTATGTTTGTCAGGATTGCTTATGTGTGTTGTCCGAATGGTTCGTTCTGCGGTTGATAGTGCTAGACAAGAGGATGCTCCGGGGATATTTAACCTGATATTGCGATGCTGTGTGAATGCCTTCCTGGCAGCAGTGGATTTTCTTAATAAGTTTACCATCAACTTTGCCGCAATAACCGGTGAGGCTTACTGCACATCTGCAAGGATGACATATGAACTTCTAAGACGTAATCTTCTGTCTGCTGTTTTTGTGGAGACCATCTCATCTCGCATCCTGGCCGGAATTATCTTTGTCCTGTCGGCAATATACACAATTGTG GTATGTGTTATATTAAAGACCACAACGAGTCTTGGGTCCGATTCATATCTAGTAGCAGCGCTAGCTTGGTTGCTGCTGATCATAGTGCTGGGATTCTTTGTGCATGTACTAGACATTGTAATCGACTCAATTTATGTCTGCTATGCCATAGACCGTGATAGCGGAGAAGTCTGCAAACAAGATGTCCATGAGGTTTATGTTCACTTGCCCATTAGCAGGAGTAGCAGACAATCTAATGTTGTAACAAGAATTCTAGGTGTGTAA
- the LOC107628765 gene encoding peptidyl-prolyl cis-trans isomerase CYP21-1: protein MGRVISFLVQPRFVLLYLVLSIFIIFALYGSKQDEVMILEEEPDITHRVFLDIDIDKQRLGRIVIGLYGHVVPKTVENFRALCTGEKGKSSSGVKLHYKGTPLHRIISGFVIQGGDIVHRDGKGSESIYGGTFPDENFKIKNSHAGVVAMANSGPDSNGSQFFITTVKAYWLDGEHVVFGKVIQGMDNVFAIEGGAGTYSGKPRKKVVIADCGEIPKSQWDEEISTSKSVTTT from the exons ATGGGCAGAGTAATCTCTTTCCTCGTTCAGCCGCGATTCGTCCTTTTATACCTTGttctttcaatcttcatcatttTCGCGCTCTATGGCTCTAAACAA GACGAGGTGATGATATTAGAAGAGGAGCCTGATATTACACACAGGGTTTTTTTGGATATTGATATTGATAAACAGCGCTTAG GTAGGATCGTGATTGGATTATATGGCCATGTTGTACCAAAAACTGTTG AAAATTTCAGAGCTTTGTGCACAG GGGAGAAGGGCAAGAGTTCTAGTGGCGTAAAACTTCACTACAAAGGAACACCACTTCATCGGATAATATCTGGTTTTGTGATTCAGGGTGGAGACATTGTTCATCGTGATGGCAAAGGATCTGAATCTATTTATGGTGGCACCTTTCCTGATGAGAATTTCAAGATAAAAAACTCTCATGCTG GTGTTGTTGCTATGGCAAATTCAGGACCTGATTCAAATGGCTCCCAGTTTTTTATTACCACAGTGAAGGCCTATTG GTTGGATGGTGAGCATGTTGTCTTTGGAAAGGTTATTCAAGGCATGGATAATGTGTTTGCGATCGAAGGGGGAGCTGGAACGTATAGCGGAAAACCCAGAAAGAAGGTGGTGATTGCAGATTGTGGAGAGATACCCAAGAGCCAGTGGGATGAggaaatttcaacttccaaatcAGTGACAACAACATaa